The Pelagibacterium halotolerans B2 nucleotide sequence GTAGGCTATGATGCCGATCTGACCATCGTGGACATGAACCGCACCGAAACCATCACCAATGACTGGGTCGCCTCGAAAGCCGGCTGGACCCCCTATGACGGCGTCTCCGTCAAGGGTTGGCCGGTCGGCACCGTCATTCGCGGCAACAGGGTGATGTGGGACGGCGAACTCCTCACCCCCGCCCAGGGACAGCCCATCCGCTTCATGGAAACGCTGGTCTCTCACCCATAGCGCCATCGAAATTTGCGCGCCGGCTATACCACCACCCTGTCACCCCGGGCTTGACCCGGGGTCCAGTACACTCAGCCCATAAGATGGAATCGCCGGTCCTGCCGCCCGCCCCGGGTCTTCGCCCGGGACGAGGCCCGCGAGAAGGACGGTAAGGCATCCTTACGCCAGCGCCATCAGGCTTGCATTGCCCCCCGCCGCTGCCGTGTTGATGCTGGTCGAAACCTCATCGACCAGCAGGTCGATGGCAAACACCGCCTCGCCCCTCTCCAGTGCTTCCGAAGATGCCCCCTGAACGGTAACGATCGGGCCATCCCATTCCGCAACGGATTTGCTGATCGCGGTCACGGTCTCACCGTCACCTTCCACCAGCACCGCGCGAGCCGCGTCCGGACCGATCTCCCGCACCACTTCGATGCGCTGCCTTATGTCTTCGGGCAACTCCCGGACCACCGATCCCAGATCACCCGATGCCTTGACCAGCATGTCATTGCCCGCCGCCAGTCCGGCCGCAAGCCCATGCACCAGCCCGGTCAGTGTCCTGGCGCTGAGCGCAACCTTGCCCTTGGGCTTTGTCATATAGGTGTTGCGCTCACCCACCGGCCCGTCCAGTTCGGAAAACGCATTGATGGCCGGATGGCTGGCATAGTTCAGCGTGACCTCGGCAAGGTCATCCCGGCTGTTGCCGCGCAGCCACTCCGCCAGCGTCACCAGCGTCGGACCCGCCTGCCGTGCCGGCAATCCCCAGACCGTCTGGCTGGTTGTTCGCACCAACCGGCGCAGATAAAGCGGCCCACCGGCCTTCGGCCCGGTGCCTGACAGTCCGTGCCCACCGAATGGCTGCACGCCCACCACGGCGCCGATCTGATTGCGGTTGACGTAGATATTGCCCACCTCGATCTTGGATGAGACTTCTGCAATCGTGGTGTCGATGCGTGTGTGCAGTCCAAATGTCAGCCCATACCCGAGCGCATTGATCTTCTCGAGCAGGCCATCGAGATGCTTGCGCTTGAACCGCACCACATGCAGCACCGGCCCGAACACTTCCCGCCCCAGCTCCGATAGATCATCGAGCTCGATCAGTGTCGGGGGGACATAGGTTCCGTTTTCCGCCAGTGCCGGCAGATCGAGTTGAGTGATGGCGTGGCCCTTGTCGCGCATGGATTTGATGTGGCCATCGATCCCGTCGCGCGCTTCGGCGGTTATCACCGGACCGACATCCACGGTCAGCCTGTCGGGGTTGCCGATATCGAGCTGCCCCATCGCGCCCTTGAGCATCTCGAGCGTCTTGTCGGCGATCTCGTCCTGAAGGCAAAGCACACGCAGTGCGGAACATCTCTGGCCCGCGCTGTCGAATGCTGAAGCGAGAACGTCAAGCACGACCTGTTCGGTCAGCGCCGAAGAATCGACAACCAGCGCATTCTGTCCCCCGGTTTCCGCCACCAGCGGAACCGGCGTGCCATTGGCCAGTGTCCGGCCGGCAAGCTGGTTCTGGATAAGCCGTGCCACTTCGGTCGACCCGGTAAACATCACTCCGCATGTCGCCCCATGCCCGACCAGCGCAGCACCCACCTTGCCGTCCCCTGGAGCAAACTGCAGCACATCGGCCGGGACACCCGCCGCGTGCATCAGATCCACAGCCAATTGGGCGATCAGCGGCGTCTCCTCGGCTGGTTTGGCGATCACCGGATTGCCCGCAACCAGCGCTGCCGACATCTGCCCGGTAAAGATGGCCAGCGGGAAATTCCAAGGCGAAATGCACACCACCGGTCCGAGGGGGACATGGGTGTCATTGGCGAAGCTCTCTTTGACCTGCTGGCCATAATAGCGCAGGAAATCGACGGCTTCGCGCACTTCGGCAATGGCATTGGCCGCCGTCTTGCCGGCCTCGCGCATGGCCAGGGACATGAAGATTTCCATCTGGCTTTCCATGGCGCCCGCCGCCCGCATCAGCATCGCGCCGCGTTCGGCGGGGGGCGTTGCCGCCCATCCCGGGGCTGCGCGCTGTGCCCTGGCCATGATGGCGTCGATCTGGTCCACCGAAGGCTCGATCACCTCGCCAACCACGTCGCGATGATCGGCAGGATTGAGAACGGACCGGGCTTCGCCCGTCGCGTCCTCGGCCTTTGCCACCCACGCCCGTTCGGCGCCCGCCTTGAGGCTCTTTTCCAAAGCCCGCAATATCTGCTCGTTGGACAGATCGATCCCGCGCGAGTTGCGCCGTCCGGCGGCCAGAATGTCCTTGGGCAGATCGATCTGCTCATGGGGCGCGCCAACCGGAGAGACCTGCCGTGCAATCTCCACCGGATCGGCAATCAGCCGATCCACGGGCACGTCCTCGTCGGCTATCTGATTGACGAAGCTCGAATTGGCGCCATTTTCGAGCAGCCGCCGCACCAGATAGGCCAGCAGCGTCTCGTGGCTCCCCACAGGCGCATAGATGCGGCAGGGACGGCTCAGCTTGTCCTTGGGCACCACCTGCTCGTAAAGCGGCTCGCCCATGCCGTGCAGACACTGAAATTCATAGCTGCCAACCTCAAAGTCGGGTCCGGCCAATTCATAAATCGTCGCCATGGTCTGCGCGTTGTGCGTCGCAAACTGCGGAAACACCAATTCGCGCGCCGCCAGCAGCTTCTTGGCGCAGGCGATATAGCTCACATCGGTATGCACCTTGCGGGTGAACACCGGAAAATCTTCGAGCCCGTCGATCTGCGCGCGCTTGATCTCGCTGTCCCAATAGGCGCCCTTGACCAGACGCACCATGATCCGGTGCCCCGAGCGTCTGGCCAGATCGATGATCCAGTCCAGAACGAAGGGGCAGCGCTTGGAATAAGCCTGCACGACAAACCCGATGCCGTGCCAGCCATCATAGGCTGGATCGGTGGCCAGCGCTTCGAGCAGATCGAGCGAGAGTTCGAGCCGGTCCATCTCCTCGGCGTCGATGTTGAG carries:
- the putA gene encoding trifunctional transcriptional regulator/proline dehydrogenase/L-glutamate gamma-semialdehyde dehydrogenase, with the translated sequence MPESRTCPFEAFSDRPLKIDTGLREAITSAYRLPETEIVPGLLDAAAVEPQKARAIHATAEKAVRGIRAKGNGGGVEGLMHEYALSSQEGIALMCLAEALLRTPDNSTRDLLIADKIAPGNWQKHLGLDRSVFVNAATWGLVVTGKLVTPVDESGLSNALSRIVARSGEPVIRAGVKMAMRMLGEQFVAGQDIAEALKNARSWEAKGFGYSYDMLGEAATTAHDAERYMAEYVGAIHAIGKASAGKGPYGGPGISIKLSALHPRYARTKYDRVMAELLPRLKELAALAKSYDIGLNIDAEEMDRLELSLDLLEALATDPAYDGWHGIGFVVQAYSKRCPFVLDWIIDLARRSGHRIMVRLVKGAYWDSEIKRAQIDGLEDFPVFTRKVHTDVSYIACAKKLLAARELVFPQFATHNAQTMATIYELAGPDFEVGSYEFQCLHGMGEPLYEQVVPKDKLSRPCRIYAPVGSHETLLAYLVRRLLENGANSSFVNQIADEDVPVDRLIADPVEIARQVSPVGAPHEQIDLPKDILAAGRRNSRGIDLSNEQILRALEKSLKAGAERAWVAKAEDATGEARSVLNPADHRDVVGEVIEPSVDQIDAIMARAQRAAPGWAATPPAERGAMLMRAAGAMESQMEIFMSLAMREAGKTAANAIAEVREAVDFLRYYGQQVKESFANDTHVPLGPVVCISPWNFPLAIFTGQMSAALVAGNPVIAKPAEETPLIAQLAVDLMHAAGVPADVLQFAPGDGKVGAALVGHGATCGVMFTGSTEVARLIQNQLAGRTLANGTPVPLVAETGGQNALVVDSSALTEQVVLDVLASAFDSAGQRCSALRVLCLQDEIADKTLEMLKGAMGQLDIGNPDRLTVDVGPVITAEARDGIDGHIKSMRDKGHAITQLDLPALAENGTYVPPTLIELDDLSELGREVFGPVLHVVRFKRKHLDGLLEKINALGYGLTFGLHTRIDTTIAEVSSKIEVGNIYVNRNQIGAVVGVQPFGGHGLSGTGPKAGGPLYLRRLVRTTSQTVWGLPARQAGPTLVTLAEWLRGNSRDDLAEVTLNYASHPAINAFSELDGPVGERNTYMTKPKGKVALSARTLTGLVHGLAAGLAAGNDMLVKASGDLGSVVRELPEDIRQRIEVVREIGPDAARAVLVEGDGETVTAISKSVAEWDGPIVTVQGASSEALERGEAVFAIDLLVDEVSTSINTAAAGGNASLMALA